TGCTCTCAATACCTTTGAAAAAATCTCCTCTTTCTCCATCATACCATTATTGTTCATAATTATATAGAAATTTGTTTTTAATTCTAGTGTCTCAAAAATCTAAAAAAAACCTAAACAAACCAACCTTTTAAGGAGTTTCTTTTCAAAAAGTAAGATTTAATTCCCACATAGAAACCAAATAGAACTGTAAGTGTTTTATTTTGAAGTGGTTTCGCTTAATTGCTTTAAATATAAATGTTTGTAATAACCATCTATATCTATTAGCGTATCGTGTGTACCTTGTTGTACAATTTCACCATCTTCTAGCACAATTATTTTGTTTGCATTTTTAGCCGATGATACACGATGGCTTACTATAATAGTGGTTTTTCCTTCTGTGATTTTATTAAGATTTTTAAGGATTTTTTCTTCCGTTTCAGTATCAACAGCCGATAAGCAATCGTCGAAAAGTAAAATTTTAGGTAGTTTTATAATCGCTCTAGCTATGGAAACACGTTGTTTCTGTCCTCCGGAAAGCGTAATGCCACGTTCACCTAAAACGGTATCGTATCCATGATTAAATTTAATAATGTTTTTATGAACCTGTGCATTTTTAGCAGCTTCAATCACTTCTTCATCGGTAGCATCTTCTTTACCGAATTTAATGTTGTTTTTTAAACTATCGGAAAACAAGAACGCTTCTTGCGGTACATAACCAATACTGTCTCTTAAATTCGATAAATTTACTTGATCAATTTTTTGTTTATTAATTATTATAGAACCTTCATCAATATCATATAGACGACCAATTAAATCTAAAATAGTAGATTTTCCTGATCCTGTTTTTCCTATAATGGCAAGTGTTTCGCCTTCTTTTACATGGAAACTAATATTTTTTAGAGCGGTAATATTAGTGTCATCATAAGTAAACGTCACGTTTTTAAACTCAATATCGCCAGTGATTTCAGTATCTGTTTCAACAGTGTTTTTTATTTCGGGCTCTATTCTTAAAAACTCATTTATTCTTTTTTGTGAAGCTTCCGCTTGCTGAACAATAGATGTTACCCAACCAACGGTTGCTACTGGCCAAGTTAGTAGGTTTACGTAAATTATAAATTCGGCAATGGTACCAATACTTTCAATTTCACCATTAATATATTGCATACCACCAATGTAAATTACAATTAGGTTACTTACACCAATTAGCAAAAGCATCATTGGGAAAAACCAAGCTTGTACACGGGCTAAATCTATTTGTTTTTCTTTACTTTCTGCCGCGAGGGTAGAGAAATTTGCCGAAGTTTGTGGCTCAATACCATATGCTTTTATTACCGAAATGCCACTAAAAGACTCTTGTGTAAAGGTGGAAAGTTTAGATAAATACTCTTGTACAATGGTACTTCGTCTATGTATTTCTTTACTTAATTTGTAGATTACAATGGATAATATAGGTAGTGGTAATATGGTATAAAGCGCTAAAGATGGCGATTCTTCAAACATATATATTAACGCAATTACAAAAAGAGTTACCGTGTTTATGCTATACATTATGGCTGGGCCAGCGTACATTCTTACACGTCCAACATCTTCACTAATACGGTTCATTAAGTCACCTGTTCTGTTTTTCTTATAGAAATTTAAAGATAACTTTTGGTACTGCTCATAAATTTCATTTTTTAAATCGAATTCAATATATCTCGATACATTTATAATATATTGTCGCATAAAAAATGTAAGGATACCACCAATAATTGCGGCACCTATAATGAATAAAATAGCTTCAAGGAGCTCGGCTTTAAAGGCTTCAATAGGCATTTCTTCATTGAAATATTTTTCTATTACAATAAATATTTTTTTTACATACCGAGGCGTAAATAACAAAAACATACGGGCAATTATGGTAATAAAAATCCCGATTAATAGATTGGTTTTGTATTTTAGAAAGTACTTATTTAAGTGCTGTAATTCTTTCATTTATTTTAAAGGAAATAAGTTACAAATATAGGGTATTCATTATAATTGAGATATTGATATGCGATAAGCAATTGTTAAAAATAGCTTAAAGTATTATCGAAATAATAAAGTGTTTAAAAGCAGCTTTTATTTAAATATAGTGTTATTTTTGCCGCACGAAAGCAATAAAATTTTTCAAACCATAATAAGTTCTTTGTAATGATGCTAAATAGAAGACATATTCGTGTAAAAGTAATGCAAACCATGTATGCCTTTAAAGGTAGTGAAAGTGATGATTTTAGTAAAGATCAAAAATTTCTGCTGTTTAGCATAGATAATATGTATAACTTATACTTATTGCTTATTTCACTTATAATTGAAGTTCAAAAAAGAGCTGAGAGTAACTTAGTGAAAAAACAAAACAAGCACCTTGCCACAAAAGAAGATAAAGACCCAAACCGTAAGTTTGTAAACAATGAAGTTTTTAAAATTTTATTGAATAATTTGGACTTAAAAGACAAATTAGATCTGTATGATGTTAAGAACTGGGAATTGGATAGCGAGTATGTAGATGTTATTTTTAAAGCCATTACAGCAAGTGAACTTTATAAAAACTACATGGAAACTAATACTTCTAGCTTTAAGGAAGATAAAGAGTTTTTAGTTGATGTTTTTAAAGAAATTATCGCTCCAAACGAAAAACTTTACGAATATTTGGAAGATAAAAATTTAACTTGGTTGGATGATTTACCTACTGTAAATACTACCATTTTAAAATTACTTAGAAAGGTAAAGTTAAGCACTTCGGAAAACCATTTTACTCCTCGTTTATATAAGGACTCTGAGGATAAGCAATTTGCTATCGATTTGTTTAGAAAAACATTATTGAATAGAACTGCTATAAACAAAGAGATTGAGCTTAAAACTCAAAACTGGGATTCAGACCGTATTGCTAATGTAGATTACGTATTGTTGCAAATGGCTATTTGTGAAGTGAAAAGTTTTCCATCTATCCCTGCGAAAGTTACTATTAATGAGTATTTAGAAATAGCTAAAGAATATTCTACTCCAAAAAGTAGCGTGTTTATTAATGGTATTCTAGATAAGCTTGTAAAAGAGTATACCGAAGCCGGAAATTTAAATAAAATTGGTAGAGGTTTAATGTAATTAATGTTAAGAGTATTACAAAAATTTCAATTCGACTAAATAATTGTTATTTTTGTAACTTCAATTAAAAATATATTAAAAATGAAAAAGGTTATATTAGGATTAAGCGCATTATGTGTATTAGCTTTAACTTCTTGTAAAGAAGAAAACGCAGCAAAAAAAATTGAAGAAGCAAATGTTACTGCAGCTGCAGTAAGAGATGCTAGTGCGTCTAACTTTCCTGTAATTGAGTTCGAAGAGACTACTCATGATTTTGGAGAGATAGAAGCTAAAAAATCTGTTCAAACAGTTTTTAAATATAAAAATACTGGTAACGCGCCATTAGTAATTACTAATATTGGAACGTCTTGTGGATGTACAGTACCAGAAGATTGGTCTAGAGAGCCTTTAGCTGTTGGGGAAACAGGTGAATTTACAGTGAAATATAATGGTAGTGGTAAAGGGAAAATCTCTAAGAGTTTAACGCTTACAGCTAATACTGAAAAAGGTAAAGAAATAGTTAAAATTGCAGCTTTTGTGAAAACAGATGATAATGCATCTCCACAAGCTACAACTACACAAACAGTTCCTGGTATTTCTGCTGCGGCAGCATCAAGAGCTGTTAAATCTAGCACACAACCAGGCCACGAAGGTCATAATCACGATTAATTAAAATATAATGGGAGAAGGAATTGGTAGTTTATTGCCGTTTGTATTAATGTTTGTAGTAGTGTATTTCTTTATGATTGCACCACAAATGAAACGAGCAAAGAAAGAAAAGAAATTTGCAGCCGAATTAAAACGTGGCGATAAAGTTATAACCAAAAGTGGTTTGCACGGCAAAATTTTAGAACTTAATGACAAAGATGGTAGCTGTGTTATCGAAACAATGTCTGGGAAAGTAAAATTTGAACGTTCGGCAATTTCTATGGAAATGAGCACTAAATTAAATGCTCCTGCTGTAGTTAAAAAATAAATATTTGCTTTTTAAGTGAATAAAAAAAGAACCCTTTTGGGTTCTTTTTTTTTGTTCTATAGTTATCTGAAAATGATGTTTATTGAGGCTATATGTTAGGTTTAGATTAATTAAGATGATGTTCTAGATGGAAATCATCTTAATATCTGATTAGGGAAAACTACAGGGCTTTCAAATCCATCTTTTCCAACAGAAGCAATTCCGAAGAAATAATTATCGATAACTATACCGTCAAGCATAAACTCCGAAACATCACCAACGTAGCGACTTTTGTCCCAAGTAGGCGAGGTGGTATCTCTCCAGTATATTTTGTAGCCAACAGCTCCTTCT
The window above is part of the Algibacter sp. L3A6 genome. Proteins encoded here:
- the yajC gene encoding preprotein translocase subunit YajC, with translation MGEGIGSLLPFVLMFVVVYFFMIAPQMKRAKKEKKFAAELKRGDKVITKSGLHGKILELNDKDGSCVIETMSGKVKFERSAISMEMSTKLNAPAVVKK
- a CDS encoding ABC transporter ATP-binding protein, which produces MKELQHLNKYFLKYKTNLLIGIFITIIARMFLLFTPRYVKKIFIVIEKYFNEEMPIEAFKAELLEAILFIIGAAIIGGILTFFMRQYIINVSRYIEFDLKNEIYEQYQKLSLNFYKKNRTGDLMNRISEDVGRVRMYAGPAIMYSINTVTLFVIALIYMFEESPSLALYTILPLPILSIVIYKLSKEIHRRSTIVQEYLSKLSTFTQESFSGISVIKAYGIEPQTSANFSTLAAESKEKQIDLARVQAWFFPMMLLLIGVSNLIVIYIGGMQYINGEIESIGTIAEFIIYVNLLTWPVATVGWVTSIVQQAEASQKRINEFLRIEPEIKNTVETDTEITGDIEFKNVTFTYDDTNITALKNISFHVKEGETLAIIGKTGSGKSTILDLIGRLYDIDEGSIIINKQKIDQVNLSNLRDSIGYVPQEAFLFSDSLKNNIKFGKEDATDEEVIEAAKNAQVHKNIIKFNHGYDTVLGERGITLSGGQKQRVSIARAIIKLPKILLFDDCLSAVDTETEEKILKNLNKITEGKTTIIVSHRVSSAKNANKIIVLEDGEIVQQGTHDTLIDIDGYYKHLYLKQLSETTSK
- a CDS encoding DUF1573 domain-containing protein, with product MKKVILGLSALCVLALTSCKEENAAKKIEEANVTAAAVRDASASNFPVIEFEETTHDFGEIEAKKSVQTVFKYKNTGNAPLVITNIGTSCGCTVPEDWSREPLAVGETGEFTVKYNGSGKGKISKSLTLTANTEKGKEIVKIAAFVKTDDNASPQATTTQTVPGISAAAASRAVKSSTQPGHEGHNHD
- the nusB gene encoding transcription antitermination factor NusB; the encoded protein is MMLNRRHIRVKVMQTMYAFKGSESDDFSKDQKFLLFSIDNMYNLYLLLISLIIEVQKRAESNLVKKQNKHLATKEDKDPNRKFVNNEVFKILLNNLDLKDKLDLYDVKNWELDSEYVDVIFKAITASELYKNYMETNTSSFKEDKEFLVDVFKEIIAPNEKLYEYLEDKNLTWLDDLPTVNTTILKLLRKVKLSTSENHFTPRLYKDSEDKQFAIDLFRKTLLNRTAINKEIELKTQNWDSDRIANVDYVLLQMAICEVKSFPSIPAKVTINEYLEIAKEYSTPKSSVFINGILDKLVKEYTEAGNLNKIGRGLM